Proteins from one Terriglobales bacterium genomic window:
- a CDS encoding potassium channel family protein, with amino-acid sequence MGLAFIGGVVLNAVVLWDAFETVILPRRVSRRFRLTRLFYRTSWHIWFALAALAPRRRRETLLSFFGPLSLLVLFALWAVGLILGFGLVQWALKSSLNPGSETFSTYLYLSGSTFFTLGFGDVVPLDATGRTLAVLESGTGFGFLALVLGYLPVLYGAFSRREVNISLLDARAGSPPTAAELLRRHREDHEEEELRRLLHEWERWSAELMESHLSYPVLAYFRSQHDNQSWLAALTAILDASALVMVWETGSLERQARLTFAMARHAVVDLAQVFATAPQQLSSSRLTQEDWERLRQLLGWTEEAAGRRRPTLDDLARLHAMYEPYVTALAGYLRLSLPPWAPPPAKKDNWQTSAWERSAPSPRSCAPPDDDEHA; translated from the coding sequence ATGGGGCTGGCCTTCATCGGCGGAGTCGTACTCAATGCCGTAGTGCTCTGGGACGCGTTCGAAACCGTCATTCTTCCTCGCCGCGTCTCCCGCCGTTTCCGGTTGACCCGGCTCTTCTATCGGACCTCCTGGCACATCTGGTTTGCACTCGCCGCACTCGCTCCCAGGCGCCGCCGCGAAACGCTGCTGAGTTTCTTCGGCCCGCTCTCCCTGCTGGTCCTGTTCGCGCTCTGGGCCGTCGGGTTGATTCTCGGATTCGGCCTCGTGCAGTGGGCACTCAAGTCGTCGCTGAATCCCGGTTCGGAGACTTTTTCCACCTATCTCTACCTGAGCGGAAGCACCTTCTTCACCCTGGGATTCGGCGATGTCGTACCGCTCGACGCCACCGGCCGCACGTTGGCGGTGCTCGAATCCGGCACCGGCTTCGGTTTTCTCGCCTTGGTGCTCGGGTACCTGCCGGTGCTCTACGGAGCGTTCTCCCGCCGGGAGGTCAATATCTCCCTGCTCGATGCTCGCGCTGGCTCTCCTCCCACCGCCGCCGAATTGCTCCGCCGTCACCGTGAAGACCATGAAGAGGAGGAACTGCGCCGGCTCCTGCACGAGTGGGAGCGCTGGTCTGCCGAGCTGATGGAGAGTCATCTCTCCTACCCCGTGCTGGCCTACTTCCGCTCGCAGCACGACAATCAGAGCTGGCTCGCCGCTTTGACAGCCATCCTCGACGCCAGCGCGCTGGTGATGGTGTGGGAAACCGGGTCGCTGGAGCGGCAGGCACGGCTCACCTTCGCCATGGCCCGGCACGCGGTGGTGGACCTGGCACAGGTCTTCGCTACTGCGCCGCAACAGCTTTCCAGTTCCCGCCTGACGCAGGAAGATTGGGAGCGCTTGCGTCAGCTCCTGGGGTGGACCGAGGAAGCCGCCGGGCGTCGCCGGCCCACCCTTGATGACCTGGCTCGCCTGCACGCCATGTACGAACCCTATGTCACCGCTTTGGCTGGATACCTCCGGTTGTCACTTCCTCCCTGGGCGCCTCCCCCAGCCAAAAAAGACAACTGGCAGACCAGCGCCTGGGAGCGCTCCGCGCCTTCGCCCCGCAGTTGCGCCCCGCCGGACGACGACGAGCACGCCTAA
- a CDS encoding DUF4126 family protein → MNPNLALVLAFGIGVVAGLRALTAPAAVSWAARLGWLNLAGSPLSFMGSPIAVAIFSLAAVGELVNDLLPKTPKRTAPAPLIARIVMGALAGACLCVSGGQPLLQGAALGGIGGVFGAFAGYQARTRLVSALKVKDAFIAVLEDLVAMGLAYFFVLAR, encoded by the coding sequence ATGAATCCGAATCTCGCTCTGGTTCTTGCCTTCGGCATCGGAGTGGTCGCCGGCCTGCGCGCCCTCACGGCTCCCGCGGCTGTCAGTTGGGCCGCCCGGCTGGGATGGCTGAACCTTGCCGGTTCTCCTCTTTCCTTCATGGGCTCGCCCATTGCTGTGGCGATCTTCTCTCTGGCCGCGGTCGGTGAACTTGTGAACGACCTGCTCCCCAAGACTCCGAAGCGCACTGCACCCGCGCCCTTGATTGCGCGCATCGTGATGGGAGCACTGGCGGGCGCATGCCTTTGCGTGTCAGGCGGGCAGCCCCTGCTGCAGGGGGCGGCTCTGGGAGGCATCGGCGGAGTCTTCGGCGCCTTCGCCGGATACCAGGCCCGCACCCGCCTGGTGAGCGCCCTCAAGGTGAAGGACGCATTCATTGCCGTTCTGGAGGACTTGGTGGCCATGGGTCTGGCATACTTCTTCGTCCTCGCGCGATAA
- a CDS encoding alpha/beta hydrolase → MNAVPRQLLSLLALSLLALSATSSAQNQPPRTIQDRFAKVNGIRIHYLFAGKGEPVILLHGYAQTSRMWRPLMAELAKTHTVIAPDLRGFGQSSKPESGYNKKTMAQDVHALAASLGYNHVQLVGHDIGLMVAYAYAAQYPAEVRRIALLDAFLPGVGDWKSVWLLRDLWHFHFYGKTPLRLVAGRERIYLEHFWDDFAADPKHSVPEADRRFYAAAYAQPGAMRAGFEVFHAFSQDAEDFARFAHTRLTMPMLVLTGEKASGEFLIQQGRLVAVNVEGVVVNGSGHWLMEEAPDQVIPKLLSFLKD, encoded by the coding sequence ATGAACGCTGTCCCGCGCCAGCTGCTCAGCTTGCTTGCGCTTTCCCTGCTGGCGTTGAGCGCCACAAGTTCCGCCCAGAACCAGCCTCCGCGCACCATCCAGGACCGCTTCGCGAAGGTCAACGGCATACGGATCCACTACCTGTTCGCCGGCAAGGGCGAGCCTGTGATCCTTCTGCACGGCTACGCCCAAACCAGCCGCATGTGGCGGCCGCTGATGGCGGAACTGGCCAAAACGCATACCGTGATTGCCCCGGATCTGCGCGGCTTCGGCCAGTCTTCCAAGCCGGAGAGCGGCTACAACAAGAAGACCATGGCGCAGGACGTCCATGCCTTGGCTGCCTCCCTGGGCTACAACCACGTCCAGCTGGTTGGCCACGATATCGGACTGATGGTCGCCTACGCCTATGCGGCGCAGTATCCCGCCGAGGTCCGGCGGATCGCATTGCTCGATGCCTTCCTTCCCGGTGTTGGCGATTGGAAGAGCGTATGGCTGTTGCGCGACCTGTGGCACTTCCATTTTTATGGGAAGACGCCCCTCAGGCTGGTCGCGGGCCGCGAGCGCATCTATCTCGAACATTTCTGGGATGACTTTGCCGCCGATCCCAAACATTCCGTGCCCGAGGCGGATCGCCGCTTCTACGCCGCAGCCTATGCGCAACCCGGCGCCATGCGGGCGGGGTTTGAGGTGTTTCATGCTTTTTCGCAGGATGCGGAGGACTTCGCCCGCTTCGCGCATACTAGGCTCACCATGCCCATGCTGGTGCTGACCGGCGAAAAGGCGTCCGGAGAATTCCTTATCCAGCAAGGCCGCCTGGTCGCTGTGAACGTCGAGGGCGTCGTGGTCAATGGATCGGGCCACTGGCTCATGGAAGAGGCCCCCGATCAGGTCATTCCCAAACTGCTCTCTTTTCTCAAAGACTGA